A region from the Phycisphaerales bacterium genome encodes:
- a CDS encoding 1-deoxy-D-xylulose-5-phosphate synthase: MSKHPTDSPPSHAPHAYPILAGLSSPRDLRAMSMPQLEALATEIRQAICDQVQKSGGHLAPNLGVVELTIALHYVFDFAHDRLLFDVGHQCYPHKLLTGRLPLLGKLRTREGMAGFPEPRESSFDLFAVGHAGTGISTAVGMARGDTLNKEAFDGKDTPDGRRVVTLIGDASVVNGVAMEGLNNAGTLKRQFLVILNDNGMSISKPQGAIAARFDRLRISHFYSDLKQSAKSVLKQMPGGSLLTEAYHRAGEAAKAMINEDGATGAAGGGSVGSGWFEHFGLKAIGPIDGHDLPTLITFLKEARDFERPMVLHVKTIKGKGFAFSEQDSSTFHSPPAFKIDQELSPDSASLAGAGGCRVELKSEGRSFTTAFADAMQSVMERDEKVVACTAAMPDGTGLNHVMPRFPDRVWDTGICESHALDMMAGLAKTGHKPFMAVYSTFFQRAFDQAFQEAALQGLPVRLCLDRAGLVGGDGAVHHGFCDVALLRVLPKAVVMAAIDEPSLIAALEFMRVYDAGVSAVRYPRDNVSEKLLKAECPAFVMGRARNLTPHVTNPDLAVLAFGTPAIAALEAAQSLSDDHAVAVYDARFAKPVDTALIAELLEARVPIVTIEDHSTIGGFGSAVVEAASELLAAGGHTQEAPIITRLGLPDRFIQQDSRAKQLAEVGLDREGLAKAFKSAIKHTQSSPHAAS; this comes from the coding sequence ATGTCCAAGCACCCAACCGATTCTCCTCCTTCGCACGCCCCCCACGCCTACCCCATCCTCGCCGGGCTTTCTTCGCCCAGGGATCTGCGGGCGATGTCGATGCCGCAACTCGAGGCACTGGCCACGGAGATCCGCCAGGCGATCTGCGACCAGGTGCAGAAGTCCGGCGGGCACCTCGCGCCCAACCTCGGCGTTGTCGAACTCACGATCGCGCTCCACTACGTCTTCGACTTCGCCCACGACCGCCTGCTCTTTGACGTCGGGCACCAGTGCTATCCGCACAAGTTGCTCACGGGGCGATTGCCGCTCCTTGGGAAGTTGCGGACGCGAGAGGGGATGGCCGGGTTCCCCGAGCCGCGCGAGTCGTCGTTCGATCTCTTCGCCGTGGGGCACGCGGGGACGGGGATCTCGACGGCCGTCGGCATGGCGCGCGGCGACACGCTGAACAAAGAGGCCTTCGACGGGAAGGACACGCCCGACGGGCGGCGCGTGGTCACGCTCATCGGCGACGCCTCGGTGGTGAATGGCGTGGCGATGGAGGGGCTCAACAACGCGGGGACGCTCAAGCGGCAGTTCCTCGTCATCCTCAACGACAACGGGATGTCGATCAGCAAGCCCCAGGGCGCCATCGCCGCCCGCTTCGATCGACTGCGCATCAGCCACTTCTACAGCGACCTCAAGCAGTCGGCCAAGAGTGTCCTCAAGCAGATGCCCGGCGGGTCGCTCCTCACCGAGGCCTACCACCGCGCGGGCGAGGCGGCGAAGGCGATGATCAACGAGGACGGGGCGACCGGCGCTGCGGGCGGAGGGAGCGTTGGCAGCGGGTGGTTCGAGCACTTCGGGCTCAAGGCCATCGGGCCGATCGACGGGCACGACCTGCCCACGCTCATCACGTTCCTGAAGGAAGCCCGCGACTTCGAGCGCCCGATGGTCCTGCACGTCAAGACGATCAAGGGCAAGGGCTTCGCGTTCAGCGAGCAGGACAGCAGCACCTTCCACTCGCCGCCGGCCTTCAAGATCGACCAGGAACTCAGCCCCGACTCGGCGAGTCTGGCGGGAGCGGGGGGATGCCGCGTGGAACTCAAGAGCGAGGGGCGGAGTTTCACGACCGCCTTCGCCGACGCGATGCAAAGCGTGATGGAGCGCGACGAGAAGGTCGTCGCGTGCACGGCGGCGATGCCCGATGGCACGGGACTCAACCACGTCATGCCGCGCTTCCCCGATCGCGTGTGGGACACGGGGATCTGCGAGTCGCACGCGCTGGACATGATGGCGGGCTTGGCGAAGACGGGGCACAAGCCGTTCATGGCGGTGTACTCGACGTTCTTCCAGCGGGCGTTCGATCAGGCCTTCCAGGAGGCGGCGCTGCAGGGATTGCCCGTGCGGCTGTGCCTCGATCGCGCGGGGCTCGTCGGCGGCGACGGCGCGGTGCACCATGGCTTCTGCGACGTCGCGCTCCTGCGTGTGCTGCCAAAGGCCGTGGTGATGGCGGCGATCGACGAGCCGAGCCTCATCGCGGCCCTGGAGTTCATGAGGGTGTATGACGCGGGGGTCTCGGCGGTGCGCTACCCGCGCGACAACGTGAGCGAGAAGTTGCTCAAGGCCGAGTGCCCGGCGTTCGTGATGGGGCGGGCGCGAAACCTGACGCCACATGTGACGAACCCGGACCTCGCCGTGCTGGCTTTCGGCACGCCGGCGATCGCGGCGCTCGAGGCGGCCCAATCGCTCTCGGATGATCACGCGGTCGCGGTCTACGACGCACGCTTCGCCAAGCCCGTGGACACGGCCCTCATCGCCGAACTCCTCGAAGCCCGCGTCCCGATCGTCACCATCGAGGACCACTCGACCATCGGCGGCTTCGGGAGCGCGGTCGTTGAGGCGGCGAGCGAGCTGCTCGCGGCAGGCGGGCACACACAGGAAGCCCCGATCATCACGCGTCTGGGCCTTCCGGATCGATTCATCCAGCAGGACTCGAGAGCCAAACAACTCGCGGAGGTCGGGCTGGATCGTGAAGGACTGGCCAAGGCGTTCAAGAGCGCGATCAAGCACACGCAGAGTTCGCCACACGCGGCGTCGTGA
- a CDS encoding NAD(+)/NADH kinase, with protein MARSVLLLVNPHKPEVAVATEEIRALIEQHGTIIAELPADNEPLPDNLSRPDLIVVLGGDGTLLAQTRRCVELDAPMLGVNLGKIGFMAEFDMPSVRLQAESLFGAGPLAIRKLGLIHAEVHRGERNPIRFAGSALNDCVITAGPPYRLITLALTIDGTLGPTVHGDGLVISTPTGSTAYNLSTGGPIVAPTVEALSISPIAAQSLSFRPIVVGSSSIIEITMLRVNRASGEHGTTLVLDGQVHTPLNLGDRVLVTSHGRHVRFVRNPASDYWSRLINKLHWARAPRGRLTD; from the coding sequence ATGGCTCGTTCCGTCCTGCTCCTGGTGAACCCCCACAAGCCGGAGGTCGCCGTCGCGACCGAGGAGATCCGCGCGCTCATCGAGCAGCACGGCACCATCATCGCCGAGTTGCCCGCGGACAACGAGCCGCTCCCCGACAATCTGTCACGACCCGACCTCATCGTCGTGCTCGGCGGCGACGGGACGCTCCTCGCCCAGACGCGCCGATGTGTGGAACTCGATGCGCCGATGCTCGGCGTGAACCTCGGCAAGATCGGGTTCATGGCCGAGTTCGACATGCCCAGCGTGCGCCTCCAGGCTGAGAGCCTCTTTGGCGCCGGCCCGCTCGCGATCCGCAAGTTGGGTCTCATCCACGCCGAGGTCCATCGCGGCGAGCGCAACCCGATCCGCTTCGCCGGCTCGGCCCTCAACGACTGCGTCATCACCGCCGGGCCGCCCTATCGCCTCATCACGCTCGCCCTCACGATCGACGGCACGCTTGGTCCAACGGTCCACGGCGACGGGCTGGTCATCTCCACGCCCACCGGCTCGACCGCGTACAACCTCTCGACGGGCGGGCCCATCGTCGCGCCGACGGTCGAGGCGCTCTCCATCTCACCGATCGCGGCCCAGAGCCTCTCGTTCCGACCCATCGTCGTCGGGAGCAGCAGCATCATCGAGATCACCATGCTCCGTGTGAACCGCGCCAGCGGCGAGCATGGCACAACGCTCGTCCTTGACGGACAGGTCCACACGCCGCTCAACCTGGGAGATCGCGTGCTGGTCACCTCGCACGGGCGCCACGTCCGCTTCGTGCGGAATCCCGCGAGCGACTACTGGTCGCGCCTCATCAACAAACTGCACTGGGCGAGAGCGCCGCGGGGCCGACTCACGGACTGA
- a CDS encoding class II fumarate hydratase — protein MPPKSKPKSAARPAARTTGSKPKSTKKTGSVRGGTKPAASTSSTKSKPVPSASHHAPFHDESRATRVEKDTMGEMVVPADVLYGASTQRAVLNFPVSGRPVPARIIKAYAMLKAACALVNNRLGRLDQERTQSILEACGEIADGLPGFGGLARHFPIDIFQTGSGTSTNMNANEVVANIVCVRRHKPIGLSKDAEYLKSGGVHPNDHVNMGQSSNDTFPTAMHLAAAIAIHEELLPSLDTTAKQLEKQAKAWDTIVKIGRTHLQDATPIRLGQEFSGYAAQLRHAQERLHRATHTLSELPLGGTAVGTGINAHEKFGAMVAAELSHVTGIHFREAQNHFEAQHAKDAYVETSGHLKTIATSLSKIANDIRWLGSGPRCGIGELNVPAVQPGSSIMPGKVNPVICESVIMVACQVVGNDAAVTYGNFGGVGSILDLNVAMPMMAANLLDSIHLLSRACAVLNDNLLTGLEPNIERCKELIEGSLAMCTSLVPVIGYDKSAALAKQAFKVGKTVRQLAYEQLVGTKDNAGKSITRAAIDGYLDPWSMTLPGGEGSAGG, from the coding sequence ATGCCTCCTAAATCAAAGCCGAAGTCTGCCGCCCGCCCAGCCGCTCGAACAACGGGATCGAAGCCCAAATCGACAAAGAAGACGGGTTCGGTTCGGGGTGGTACGAAGCCAGCGGCATCCACGTCTTCGACCAAGTCCAAGCCGGTCCCTTCGGCGTCACATCACGCGCCATTCCATGACGAGTCTCGTGCCACGCGCGTCGAGAAGGACACCATGGGCGAGATGGTCGTTCCGGCCGACGTGCTCTATGGCGCCTCGACCCAGCGGGCAGTCCTGAACTTTCCGGTCTCGGGTCGCCCAGTGCCGGCGCGGATCATCAAGGCGTACGCGATGCTCAAGGCGGCGTGCGCCCTCGTCAACAACCGACTCGGTCGCCTCGATCAGGAACGCACGCAGTCGATCCTCGAAGCGTGCGGCGAGATCGCCGACGGGCTGCCCGGCTTTGGCGGGCTGGCGCGGCACTTCCCCATCGACATCTTCCAGACCGGCTCGGGCACCTCGACGAACATGAACGCGAATGAGGTTGTCGCCAACATCGTGTGCGTGCGAAGGCACAAGCCGATCGGGCTCTCCAAGGACGCCGAGTATCTCAAATCCGGCGGCGTGCACCCCAACGACCACGTCAACATGGGGCAGTCGTCCAACGACACCTTCCCCACGGCGATGCACCTTGCCGCCGCGATCGCTATTCACGAGGAACTCCTCCCCTCGCTCGACACGACGGCGAAGCAACTCGAGAAGCAGGCGAAGGCCTGGGACACGATCGTGAAGATCGGTCGCACGCACCTGCAGGACGCGACGCCGATCCGACTCGGGCAGGAGTTCTCCGGCTACGCGGCGCAACTCAGGCACGCCCAGGAACGCCTGCACCGCGCGACGCACACGCTCAGCGAGTTGCCCCTCGGCGGCACGGCCGTCGGCACGGGGATCAACGCCCACGAGAAGTTCGGCGCGATGGTCGCCGCGGAACTCTCGCACGTCACGGGGATCCACTTCCGCGAGGCGCAGAACCACTTCGAGGCCCAGCACGCCAAGGACGCGTACGTTGAGACTTCAGGGCATCTCAAGACCATTGCCACGAGCCTCAGCAAGATCGCCAACGACATCCGCTGGCTCGGCTCCGGCCCGCGCTGCGGCATCGGCGAACTCAACGTCCCGGCCGTCCAGCCCGGCTCGTCGATCATGCCCGGCAAGGTGAATCCCGTGATCTGCGAGAGCGTGATCATGGTCGCGTGTCAGGTCGTCGGCAACGACGCCGCGGTCACCTATGGCAACTTCGGCGGCGTTGGCTCCATCCTCGACCTCAATGTCGCCATGCCGATGATGGCGGCGAACCTGCTCGACTCGATCCACCTGCTCTCTCGCGCGTGCGCCGTACTCAACGACAACCTCCTCACGGGGTTGGAGCCCAACATCGAGCGCTGCAAGGAACTGATCGAGGGGTCGCTCGCGATGTGCACGAGCCTTGTGCCCGTGATCGGCTATGACAAGTCCGCCGCCCTTGCCAAGCAGGCGTTCAAGGTGGGCAAGACCGTCCGCCAACTCGCGTACGAGCAACTCGTGGGGACGAAGGACAACGCGGGCAAGTCGATCACCAGGGCCGCGATCGATGGGTACCTCGACCCGTGGAGCATGACCCTGCCGGGCGGCGAAGGAAGCGCGGGGGGGTAA
- a CDS encoding transglutaminase domain-containing protein, with the protein MSNTKTRSTRAGSLLGLAAMSALVGVALAPTLAFAQSSRSKDKARTTTPADQATTPDNTNQPSAPLKRPEPTFGPYIEPYGERDWILNVTIRINSELGGESTDLQDASGKHARVPKITPFPIKSVTMVWPIVPMSGTSMCDPESVTGEVAFQDRLQTRDVSIMKSLFHSGVKLAHWDVTLNEIANVREVDFNVTIPARAWNTRFDEEHALLVPWPKGAWPTDAALTFGSQAFVDLAPTNGKPDEYNKVVLRKFLDAALKNERIDNIKDVSVTLVAKAITKAVWEQIQPSGISTINRRGQTRELSGVFMNGPSHTILTERGTNEDITVLMAALFREAGIPTRTVIGWEFGTSRDRRYGKSSEGLRSWVEYCLYDEAANTVNWIPVDVVSLRGSSSRPMSIDKPWKKYFGSHDELQDVVPFAFQFYPPTDVVSYGSAAFWGWYVQPKFPGTAIQALRFSGGRAPNYGDERDDKPKSKSDN; encoded by the coding sequence ATGAGTAACACGAAGACCCGTTCGACCCGCGCCGGTTCACTCCTCGGTCTCGCGGCCATGTCGGCTCTCGTGGGCGTCGCCCTCGCGCCGACGCTCGCGTTCGCCCAGTCCTCGCGCTCGAAGGACAAAGCGCGCACCACGACACCCGCAGATCAAGCGACCACCCCCGACAACACCAACCAGCCCAGCGCCCCCTTGAAGCGTCCCGAGCCAACCTTCGGGCCCTACATCGAGCCGTATGGCGAGCGCGACTGGATCTTGAACGTCACCATCCGTATCAACTCGGAACTCGGCGGCGAGTCGACCGACCTGCAGGACGCCTCGGGCAAGCACGCCCGCGTCCCCAAGATCACGCCCTTCCCAATCAAATCGGTCACGATGGTCTGGCCCATCGTCCCGATGAGCGGCACGTCCATGTGCGACCCCGAATCGGTCACGGGCGAGGTCGCCTTTCAGGACCGTCTCCAGACGCGTGATGTCTCGATCATGAAATCGCTCTTCCACTCGGGCGTGAAACTCGCCCACTGGGATGTCACGCTCAACGAGATCGCCAACGTCCGCGAGGTCGATTTCAACGTCACGATCCCCGCACGCGCCTGGAACACCCGCTTCGATGAGGAGCACGCGCTCCTGGTCCCCTGGCCAAAGGGCGCCTGGCCGACCGACGCCGCCCTCACGTTTGGCTCGCAGGCGTTCGTGGACCTCGCGCCGACGAATGGCAAGCCGGATGAGTACAACAAGGTCGTCCTGCGGAAGTTCCTCGACGCCGCCCTCAAGAACGAGCGCATCGACAATATCAAAGACGTCTCGGTCACCCTCGTCGCGAAGGCGATCACCAAGGCCGTCTGGGAGCAGATCCAGCCCAGCGGCATCTCCACCATCAATCGGCGCGGACAGACGCGCGAACTCTCCGGCGTCTTCATGAACGGTCCCTCGCACACCATCCTCACCGAGCGCGGCACCAACGAGGACATCACCGTCCTCATGGCCGCCCTCTTCCGCGAGGCGGGAATCCCCACCCGCACCGTCATCGGCTGGGAGTTCGGCACGTCGCGCGATCGACGCTATGGCAAGTCCAGTGAGGGCCTGCGGAGTTGGGTCGAGTATTGCCTCTATGACGAGGCCGCCAACACCGTGAACTGGATCCCTGTCGATGTCGTCTCGCTCCGCGGCTCGTCTTCTCGCCCGATGAGCATCGACAAGCCCTGGAAGAAATATTTCGGCTCGCACGACGAACTCCAGGACGTCGTCCCCTTCGCGTTCCAGTTCTATCCGCCCACCGATGTCGTGAGTTACGGCTCCGCGGCGTTCTGGGGGTGGTACGTCCAGCCGAAGTTCCCGGGAACGGCGATCCAGGCCCTCCGCTTCAGCGGCGGGAGGGCGCCCAACTACGGCGATGAACGCGACGATAAGCCCAAGTCCAAGTCGGACAACTAG
- a CDS encoding alpha/beta fold hydrolase — translation MPGVSGRFGGFPRALAERARLDRFGDVPVLLAHPDWETPAPVMLWLHGRTVSKELDPGRYLRWIRAGIAACAIDLPGHGERADADLQSPTRTLDVIEQAVGEIDRVVEALADPRFSGIFDLDRVGLGGMSAGGMVTLRRLCDPHPFSCAAVESTTGWLAEMYRAAGLDGWRGTHAPERIAEVDPMERLDSFRPIPLLVLHSESDVVVPFAGMRAFVERLGSVYAARGSSAELIEMKTWTTTGAPEEHSGFGRVGAEAKDVQVEFLSRTLRARPIAEF, via the coding sequence GTGCCTGGTGTTTCAGGGCGATTCGGCGGGTTCCCACGCGCCCTGGCCGAGCGGGCGAGGCTCGACCGATTCGGCGACGTGCCCGTGCTTCTGGCGCACCCCGACTGGGAGACGCCCGCGCCCGTCATGCTCTGGCTGCATGGGCGGACGGTCTCGAAGGAACTCGATCCGGGGCGGTACCTGCGATGGATACGGGCGGGGATCGCGGCGTGCGCCATAGACCTTCCCGGGCACGGCGAGCGAGCGGATGCAGACTTGCAGTCGCCGACACGAACGCTCGATGTCATCGAGCAGGCGGTGGGAGAGATCGATCGTGTCGTGGAGGCTCTTGCCGACCCTCGATTCTCGGGCATCTTCGATCTCGATCGCGTGGGGCTCGGCGGCATGTCCGCGGGCGGCATGGTAACGCTGCGGCGATTGTGCGATCCGCATCCCTTCTCGTGTGCCGCGGTCGAATCGACGACGGGGTGGCTTGCCGAGATGTATCGGGCCGCCGGCTTGGATGGCTGGCGTGGCACGCACGCGCCCGAGCGGATCGCCGAGGTCGATCCCATGGAGCGGCTGGATTCGTTCCGGCCAATTCCGTTGCTCGTGCTGCATAGCGAGAGCGATGTCGTCGTGCCGTTCGCGGGGATGCGGGCGTTTGTGGAGCGGCTCGGCTCGGTCTATGCCGCGCGCGGTTCGAGCGCGGAACTGATCGAGATGAAGACGTGGACGACAACCGGCGCGCCCGAGGAGCACTCGGGCTTCGGGCGCGTGGGGGCGGAGGCGAAGGACGTGCAGGTGGAGTTCCTGAGCCGGACTCTGCGTGCAAGGCCGATCGCGGAGTTCTAG
- a CDS encoding UDPGP type 1 family protein, whose translation MHPISSGPSYDATLTRLKGVGQEHVLRFYETLDPEERRGLLEQIEPLDVESLPRLVDEYVKNKPAVTLPASVEPAPYFPHDHRSKSRPWDRDAIRRKGQDLIASGKVAAFVVAGGQGSRLGYEGPKGCYPATPVTNKSLFRVFAEHLVGARERLGVDVPWYIMTSPQNHEQTLEFFEKHTFFGLSRSSVMFFAQGVMPSLDIESGRMLLATTSHVATNPDGHGGSIKALAASGALADMKKRGVEHVSYFQVDNPLVRVLDPVFVGLHTLSSASSGEMSSKMIPKAYPEEKMGVFCRIDGKVCVVEYSDLPMTLQKERLRDGSLRFIAGSIAIHMIAVEFIDRLAHDPKFSLPYHRAEKKIPCVDMETGRPMTPTTNNGVKLERFVFDALPMCKASVVMEVDRDEEFAPIKNATGVDSVESSKAMQTTRAARWLEACGVRVPRKDDGSVDGDIEISPATATCAEELKNAILPATLERGARLVL comes from the coding sequence ATGCATCCCATCTCGAGTGGACCGAGTTACGACGCGACGCTGACACGCCTCAAGGGCGTGGGGCAGGAGCACGTGCTCCGCTTCTATGAGACGCTCGATCCGGAAGAGCGTCGGGGGCTTCTGGAACAGATCGAGCCTCTGGATGTCGAGTCGTTACCACGGCTGGTGGATGAGTATGTGAAGAACAAACCCGCCGTCACGCTTCCGGCGAGCGTCGAGCCCGCGCCGTATTTCCCGCACGACCACCGCTCGAAGTCGCGGCCCTGGGATCGCGACGCGATCCGTCGAAAGGGTCAGGATTTGATCGCGAGCGGGAAGGTCGCGGCGTTTGTCGTCGCGGGGGGGCAAGGAAGCCGACTGGGGTATGAAGGGCCCAAGGGGTGCTATCCCGCGACGCCGGTGACGAACAAGAGCCTGTTTCGTGTCTTTGCCGAGCATCTCGTGGGGGCTCGGGAGCGGCTGGGCGTTGATGTGCCGTGGTACATCATGACGAGCCCCCAGAACCACGAGCAGACGCTGGAGTTCTTCGAGAAGCACACGTTCTTTGGGTTGTCACGATCGAGCGTGATGTTCTTTGCGCAGGGCGTGATGCCGTCATTGGATATCGAATCCGGGCGCATGCTCCTCGCGACGACGAGCCACGTCGCGACGAATCCCGACGGGCACGGCGGCTCGATCAAGGCGCTCGCGGCGTCTGGCGCGCTCGCCGACATGAAGAAGCGCGGCGTGGAGCACGTGAGTTACTTCCAGGTGGACAACCCGCTCGTGCGTGTGCTCGATCCTGTCTTCGTCGGTTTGCACACGTTGTCGAGCGCTTCCTCAGGCGAGATGTCGTCGAAGATGATTCCCAAGGCGTATCCCGAGGAAAAGATGGGCGTCTTCTGCCGCATCGATGGCAAGGTCTGTGTCGTGGAGTATTCCGACCTGCCCATGACGCTGCAGAAGGAGCGGCTGAGAGACGGATCGCTGCGCTTCATCGCGGGCTCGATCGCGATCCACATGATCGCCGTGGAGTTCATCGATCGGCTCGCGCATGATCCCAAGTTCTCGCTGCCGTACCACCGGGCGGAGAAGAAGATCCCGTGCGTGGACATGGAGACGGGGAGGCCGATGACGCCGACCACGAACAACGGCGTGAAACTCGAGCGGTTCGTCTTCGACGCGCTGCCGATGTGCAAGGCGAGCGTCGTGATGGAGGTCGATCGCGACGAGGAGTTCGCGCCGATCAAGAACGCCACGGGTGTGGACAGCGTCGAGAGCAGCAAGGCGATGCAGACGACACGCGCCGCCCGATGGCTTGAGGCGTGCGGCGTGCGCGTGCCGCGGAAGGACGACGGGAGCGTCGATGGAGATATCGAGATCTCCCCGGCGACGGCGACGTGTGCCGAGGAACTGAAGAACGCGATACTCCCGGCGACGCTGGAGCGCGGGGCGAGGCTCGTGCTTTGA
- the rpe gene encoding ribulose-phosphate 3-epimerase — translation MPWKLSHPPRLPLIAPSVLSGDFARLADDCKDVLRAGADLLHLDVMDGHFVPNLTMGPDLCRDLRKAMPEVFLDVHLMVTDPAMFFAPFAKAGANCITFHIEVVEAFDVPRHVDRLHALGVEAGLAINPPTPVEWILPAVSHPDLILVMSVNPGFSGQAFIESTVEKTRTIRPLLHPIQRLEMDGGLSAKNANLVREAGCDILVGGNSVMGQRPAVREEAIRAMRGT, via the coding sequence ATGCCCTGGAAACTCTCCCATCCGCCGCGCCTGCCCTTGATCGCGCCCTCGGTCCTGTCGGGCGACTTTGCTCGCCTTGCTGATGACTGCAAGGACGTGCTCCGCGCCGGCGCCGACCTCCTGCACCTCGACGTGATGGACGGGCACTTTGTCCCGAACCTGACGATGGGTCCAGATCTCTGCCGAGATCTTCGCAAGGCGATGCCCGAAGTCTTCCTGGACGTCCACCTGATGGTGACCGACCCGGCAATGTTCTTTGCGCCCTTCGCCAAGGCTGGTGCGAACTGCATCACCTTCCACATCGAGGTTGTGGAGGCCTTCGATGTCCCGCGTCATGTTGACCGCCTGCACGCCCTGGGCGTCGAGGCGGGCCTGGCGATCAACCCGCCGACTCCGGTCGAGTGGATCCTGCCTGCCGTCTCCCATCCAGATCTCATCCTGGTCATGTCCGTCAACCCCGGCTTCAGCGGCCAGGCCTTCATCGAGTCCACCGTTGAGAAAACCCGGACGATCCGCCCGCTGCTTCACCCAATCCAGCGCCTGGAGATGGATGGCGGGCTCTCGGCCAAGAACGCAAACCTAGTCCGAGAAGCAGGTTGCGATATTCTCGTCGGCGGCAACTCGGTCATGGGCCAACGCCCCGCCGTCCGGGAAGAAGCCATCCGGGCAATGCGAGGCACCTAA
- a CDS encoding histidine phosphatase family protein, translating into MAEPIPLILQLIRTGNCLWETQGRFAGLSNIPLCPSSEPNLREIGAGLRVDTRVILSAEDDASISATRIVGESCPNRVDQKAIEELHEIGLGLWEGMLEADAQSRFHSMYRQWKTDPASVALPEAETLSDARERLLAAIGRGAGRAGSKGSVAVVLRPLAWATAVCALGDIPTVQFWDLLKAPESNLMISIDPAVLKVKRRTARTVA; encoded by the coding sequence ATGGCGGAGCCAATCCCCCTGATCCTGCAACTCATCCGAACCGGCAACTGTCTCTGGGAAACCCAAGGGCGATTTGCCGGCCTGAGCAATATTCCACTCTGTCCCTCGAGCGAACCGAATCTCCGTGAAATCGGAGCCGGATTGCGTGTCGACACCCGCGTGATCCTCTCGGCCGAGGACGACGCGAGCATCTCGGCGACCCGGATCGTGGGCGAATCTTGCCCCAACCGTGTGGACCAGAAGGCTATCGAAGAACTCCACGAGATCGGGCTGGGTCTTTGGGAAGGAATGCTGGAGGCCGATGCGCAGTCCAGGTTCCACTCCATGTATCGCCAGTGGAAGACCGACCCGGCCTCGGTGGCGCTCCCGGAAGCCGAAACACTCTCCGATGCTCGCGAGCGGCTGCTGGCGGCCATTGGGCGAGGCGCGGGTCGTGCGGGCTCAAAGGGCTCGGTCGCCGTGGTTCTTCGCCCCTTGGCCTGGGCAACCGCGGTATGTGCTTTGGGCGACATCCCGACCGTGCAGTTCTGGGACCTCCTCAAGGCTCCGGAATCGAATCTGATGATCTCCATCGATCCCGCGGTGCTCAAGGTCAAGCGGCGGACGGCCCGAACGGTTGCCTAA
- a CDS encoding acetyl-CoA carboxylase carboxyltransferase subunit beta — translation MAQAPTSKPPASAPSRSWNEVRPARRSAIPEGLWLRCPSCSKMVYRRHLEANLHVCPECDFHFRISATERVRQLADPDSFVELFAGLAPCDPLGFKDLKAYKDRLTAEQIKTGTIDAVKAGRLFIKGREALVCCLDLTFMMGSMGSVVGETVTRSIEEATKTGLPLIVVSCSGGARMQESGLSLMQMAKSSAALARLDDAGGLFISVLTDPTTGGVTASFAMLGDVCFAEPNALIGFAGPRVIQQTIRQELPAGFQRSEFLKKSGLVDRVVHRGQLRSELARIIDYAGK, via the coding sequence ATGGCCCAAGCCCCAACTTCCAAACCCCCGGCCTCCGCCCCATCTCGTTCGTGGAACGAGGTCAGGCCGGCGCGGCGGTCGGCGATCCCCGAGGGGTTGTGGCTCCGCTGCCCATCGTGCTCCAAGATGGTCTACCGACGGCACCTGGAGGCCAACCTCCACGTCTGCCCGGAGTGCGACTTCCACTTTCGCATCTCCGCGACCGAGCGTGTCCGCCAACTGGCTGACCCCGATTCGTTCGTCGAACTCTTCGCCGGACTGGCGCCGTGCGACCCGCTGGGGTTCAAGGACCTCAAAGCGTACAAGGACCGACTGACCGCGGAGCAGATCAAGACCGGGACGATCGACGCCGTGAAAGCCGGTCGGCTCTTCATCAAGGGCCGCGAGGCTCTGGTCTGCTGCCTCGATCTCACGTTCATGATGGGCTCGATGGGCTCGGTCGTGGGCGAGACGGTCACACGCTCGATCGAGGAAGCGACGAAGACGGGCCTGCCCCTGATCGTCGTGTCGTGCTCGGGTGGCGCACGCATGCAGGAATCCGGCTTGTCGCTCATGCAAATGGCCAAGTCGAGCGCGGCGCTGGCTCGACTCGATGACGCCGGTGGGCTCTTCATCTCCGTCCTCACCGATCCGACCACCGGCGGTGTAACGGCATCCTTCGCGATGCTGGGCGACGTCTGCTTTGCCGAGCCCAATGCCCTGATCGGATTCGCCGGGCCACGCGTGATCCAGCAGACGATCCGCCAGGAACTCCCCGCGGGGTTCCAGCGCAGCGAGTTCCTGAAGAAGTCGGGCCTCGTGGATCGCGTCGTGCATCGCGGGCAACTCCGCAGCGAACTCGCCCGCATCATCGACTACGCCGGCAAGTGA